The following proteins are co-located in the Triticum aestivum cultivar Chinese Spring unplaced genomic scaffold, IWGSC CS RefSeq v2.1 scaffold227854, whole genome shotgun sequence genome:
- the LOC123176786 gene encoding mavicyanin-like gives MAARRTILLAVAAMAVLSTASAAIYNVGEPGGAWDLSTKYDTWASSRNFQTSDQIVFKYSPQAHDVLEVSKADYDSCSTANPVTTFNSGNDVVTLTATGTRYFICGFPGHCAGGMKVKIDVMSGSSSMSPAPASGPSASNAPPPTPVSAATNVEATGFGLAVLLAIAGLMA, from the coding sequence ATGGCTGCCAGGAGAACCATTCTTCTCGCCGTGGCAGCGATGGCCGTCCTGAGCACCGCGTCAGCGGCAATCTACAACGTGGGCGAGCCGGGCGGCGCATGGGACCTCAGCACCAAATACGACACTTGGGCGTCCTCTAGGAACTTCCAAACCAGCGATCAGATCGTCTTCAAGTACTCCCCTCAGGCACACGATGTCCTTGAAGTCAGCAAGGCAGACTACGATTCTTGCAGCACTGCCAATCCCGTCACCACCTTCAACTCCGGGAATGATGTTGTCACCCTCACAGCCACCGGCACCCGCTACTTCATCTGTGGTTTCCCTGGTCATTGCGCGGGCGGCATGAAGGTTAAGATCGATGTCATGTCAGGCTCCTCCTCTATGTCACCCGCCCCGGCCAGCGGCCCAAGTGCAAGCAACGCTCCCCCACCGACACCTGTCTCCGCTGCCACCAATGTGGAGGCCACGGGGTTCGGCCTTGCCGTTTTGCTTGCCATTGCCGGCCTCATGGCTTGA